The following proteins are encoded in a genomic region of Corylus avellana chromosome ca4, CavTom2PMs-1.0:
- the LOC132179684 gene encoding putative pentatricopeptide repeat-containing protein At3g05240 — MISSLLYQYFRGSEMPILRKMVSWTMRSARSLSCVRSRTTFTPKCSIPVASSTASLVLGSYCERNAQEDVYSKNRMIDCLIKSGQLNSALKLFDEMPLCDVVTYNMLISGYGRYGLPKQALYLYTEMVLLGIRESPSTFSCVLDICSDAGFYKEGIQVHCRVLKLGFSVNLFVGSPLVDLYMQMGLHDVALKLFNELPEQNLAIWNLVFRGYCELRQPDELLGLYSKMAFDNVEPNGLTFCYLFRGCSNEKLLDEGKQLHCHAVMVGLVESSIFVANALVDFYSACGSLIDARKSFETIPMEDVISWNSIVAVHADNGLLVDAVKLFSTMQFQGKRPSIRSFVGFLNFSSGTKNIHFGKQIHSYVLKLAYDNGSIHIQSALINMYGKCGDIESSVTIYESVPERTLECCNSLMTSLLHCGITEDVVEMFGLMVDEGVALDEVTFSTTLKALSVSASTSLASCRLLHCCTIKSGFESDTAVACSLIDAYSRCGHVDLSRLVFDKIPSPNVVCFTSIINGYARNGMGREGLELLQALVQKGLKPDRVTFLCALTGCSHSGMVEEGGLLFDSMKTLHGIHPDRQHYSCMIDLLGRAGLLDEAEELLQRAPGKGDGVMWSSLLRSCRVHGNEIVGRRVAKTLMELEPENPAVCLQASNFYSEIGEFQTSTQIRNSAMLGEIGRSLIEVNSCC, encoded by the coding sequence ATGATATCGAGTCTTCTCTACCAATATTTTCGTGGTTCGGAGATGCCCATTTTACGTAAAATGGTCTCATGGACCATGCGCAGCGCTAGATCCCTGTCCTGTGTCCGATCCAGAACAACCTTTACACCGAAGTGCAGCATACCCGTAGCTTCATCAACTGCTTCTCTGGTGTTGGGCTCATATTGTGAAAGGAATGCGCAGGAGGATGTTTACTCAAAAAACCGAATGATTGACTGTTTGATCAAATCCGGGCAGCTAAATTCTGCGCTAAAGTTGTTTGATGAAATGCCGCTTTGTGATGTTGTTACCTATAATATGCTGATTTCTGGGTACGGGCGATATGGGCTTCCAAAACAGGCTCTTTACCTCTATACTGAAATGGTTCTACTAGGAATAAGAGAAAGTCCATCGACGTTTTCCTGTGTTTTGGATATTTGTAGTGATGCGGGGTTTTATAAAGAAGGAATTCAAGTTCACTGCAGGGTGCTGAAGCTTGGCTTTAGCGTGAATTTGTTTGTTGGGAGTCCGCTTGTTGATCTTTATATGCAGATGGGGCTTCATGACGTAGCTTTGAAGCTGTTTAATGAGTTGCCAGAGCAAAATTTGGCCATATGGAATCTGGTATTTCGTGGGTATTGCGAACTGCGTCAACCAGATGAGTTATTAGGATTGTACTCTAAAATGGCATTTGATAATGTGGAGCCAAATGGTCTtacattttgttatttatttcgTGGATGCAGTAATGAGAAGCTTTTAGATGAAGGAAAGCAGCTGCACTGCCACGCGGTTATGGTTGGATTGGTAGAATCAAGTATATTTGTTGCTAATGCTTTGGTGGATTTTTACTCCGCTTGTGGGAGTTTAATTGATGCAAGGAAATCATTTGAGACAATTCCAATGGAGGATGTGATCTCATGGAATTCAATTGTTGCAGTGCATGCAGATAATGGTTTATTGGTTGATGCTGTCAAATTATTTTCTACAATGCAGTTTCAAGGGAAGAGGCCATCTATTCGATCTTTTGTAGGCTTCTTGAATTTCTCTAGTGGGACCAAGAATATTCATTTTGGGAAGCAGATTCACTCTTATGTTCTAAAATTGGCCTATGATAATGGAAGCATACATATCCAATCTGCTTTGATCAACATGTATGGAAAATGCGGTGATATTGAGAGTTCGGTAACCATATATGAAAGTGTTCCGGAGAGAACACTGGAGTGTTGCAACTCATTAATGACCTCATTGTTGCACTGTGGCATCACTGAAGATGTGGTTGAGATGTTTGGTTTAATGGTTGATGAGGGAGTTGCACTTGATGAAGTCACTTTCTCCACGACACTGAAAGCATTGTCGGTTTCTGCTTCAACAAGCTTGGCCAGCTGCAGATTGCTGCATTGTTGTACAATCAAATCTGGTTTTGAATCTGATACTGCAGTTGCATGTTCTCTAATTGATGCATATTCAAGATGTGGTCATGTCGATCTTTCTCGTCTGGTTTTTGACAAGATTCCTTCACCAAATGTTGTTTGTTTCACGTCTATCATCAATGGATATGCCCGGAATGGCATGGGAAGAGAGGGACTTGAATTGCTTCAAGCACTGGTCCAAAAGGGCCTGAAACCAGATAGAGTGACATTCTTGTGTGCATTAACAGGGTGCAGCCACTCAGGGATGGTTGAAGAAGGAGGGTTGCTGTTTGATTCAATGAAAACACTACATGGGATTCACCCTGATAGGCAGCATTATTCATGTATGATAGATCTGTTAGGCCGTGCAGGTTTGCTTGATGAAGCTGAAGAGTTGCTGCAACGGGCACCAGGAAAGGGAGATGGTGTGATGTGGAGCTCATTGCTGCGAAGTTGCAGGGTCCATGGGAATGAGATAGTGGGAAGGAGAGTAGCAAAAACCTTGATGGAGCTTGAGCCAGAGAATCCTGCAGTTTGTTTGCAAGCTTCGAACTTCTATTCTGAAATTGGGGAGTTTCAAACCTCAACACAAATTAGAAACAGTGCTATGTTAGGGGAGATCGGTCGTAGTTTAATTGAGGTAAACAGTTGCTGCTAA
- the LOC132179725 gene encoding uncharacterized protein LOC132179725 — protein MGSEGPKAVTIHVTGFKKFQGVAENPTESIVTNLKDFVERRGLPPGATLGSCTVIETAGDGALPLLYQTLESSISSTTNNEQVVWLHLGVNSGALKFAIEKQAVNEATFRCPDELGWQPQQLPIVSEDGETSRARETSCCTAEILKYLKKGGFDVTISDDAGRFVCNYVYYHSLRLAEQKGHKSLFVHVPLFSRINEETQMRFVASLLEAIASTC, from the exons ATGGGATCTGAAGGACCAAAGGCAGTCACCATTCATGTAACTGGATTTAAGAAGTTTCAAGGGGTTGCTGAAAATCCTACAGAGTCAATTGTTACTAATCTGAAGGATTTTGTTGAAAGGAGAGGATTGCCCCCGGGTGCTACACTTGGAAGTTGTACTGTTATTGAGACTGCTGGAGATGGAGCTCTACCCCTGCTTTACCAGACCTTGGAATCAAGCATCTCAAGTACTACAAACAACGAGCAAGTCGTTTGG CTACACTTGGGGGTGAATAGTGGGGCTCTAAAATTTGCCATTGAGAAGCAGGCAGTAAATGAAGCCACTTTCCGTTGTCCAGATGAGTTAGGATGGCAACCTCAG CAACTCCCAATAGTGTCTGAAGATGGAGAAACTTCCCGAGCAAGAGAG ACTTCTTGCTGCACTGCGGAAATCCTGAAGTACTTGAAGAAGGGGGGCTTTGATGTGACGATATCAGATGATGCCGGCCGTTTTGTGTGCAATTATGTGTATTATCATTCTCTTCGTCTTGCTGAACAGAAGGGTCACAAATCTTTATTTGTCCATGTGCCTCTATTTTCGAGAATCAATGAAGAAACCCAGATGCGTTTTGTAGCCTCCCTTTTGGAAGCTATTGCATCTACATGTTAA
- the LOC132178621 gene encoding uncharacterized protein LOC132178621: MPRYKDEPPAVRVYTVCDESRYLVVKNVPALGCADELLKLFASYGDVEDCKPMDAEDCEPFTDVYWIKFRLVSNARFAKRKLDEFVFIGNRLQVSYAPQFESLSDSKNKLEWRSREVLARLNPGRSKGLAVGASTEDSLVASPSQTNCLPQQTNSNQRDSRESINNYSPITRVSSDKDYFASHSMNQTVQLVREKLNKIQSSSEHIQAAPKKARVDNRRRI, encoded by the exons ATGCCTCGATACAAGGACGAGCCTCCGGCGGTTCGCGTCTACACGGTCTGCGACGAATCCAG GTATCTGGTCGTGAAGAACGTTCCGGCACTGGGGTGCGCCGACGAATTGCTCAAACTGTTCGCTTCCTATGGAGACGTTGAAGA CTGTAAGCCAATGGATGCCGAGGACTGTGAGCCATTCACCGACGTTTACTGGATCAAATTCCGCCTCGTCAGCAACGCCAG GTTTGCGAAGAGAAAATTGGACGAGTTTGTTTTCATAGGAAATCGGCTGCAGGTTTCGTATGCTCCGCAATTTGAGAGCCTCTCTGACTCGAAGAATAAGCTAGAATGGAGGAGCAGGGAAGTTCTAGCACGTTTAAATC CCGGGAGATCCAAAGGGCTTGCGGTTGGTGCTTCGACTGAGGACTCGTTAGTTGCTTCTCCCTCGCAGACGAACTGCCTTCCCCAACAGACGAATTCTAACCAAAG GGACTCCAGAGAATCGATTAATAATTATTCTCCTATCACACGGGTTTCCTCTGACAAG GACTATTTTGCATCTCATTCAATGAATCAGACAGTTCAGTTGGTAAGAGAGAAGCTCAATAAG ATTCAATCGAGTTCTGAGCATATACAAGCCGCGCCAAAGAAAGCACGAGTAGACAACAGAAGAAGAATCTAA